The region TAAAACCGTTTGGAATAGAATTTTTAAGCCATGTTAAGAGAATAGGCGAAGTTGAAGATACAGCTGATTTTACTGCGGCAGATTTCTTTGAAAAAGTAAAAAATTCACCTGTTGGGTTTGGCGATGAAAATGCCGCTCAAAAGGCTATGGAATACATAGACAAAATCAAGGCAAGCGGTGAAAGCGTAGGCGGAATAGTGGAAACTATCGTAAAAGGTGTGCCTGCCGGGTTGGGAAGTTATGTTCATTACGACAGAAAACTTGATGCAAACCTTGCTTTCGGTGTTATGAGTGTACAGGCTATCAAGGGCGTTGAAATCGGTATGGGCTTCGGTGTGAGCGAAATACCGGGTTCAAAGGTACATGATGAAATCGAATATTCGGACGACTTCCACAGACTTACCAACAATGCCGGCGGTATTGAGGGCGGTATGTCAAACGGTGAGCCGATTATTGTTAAGGCGGCAATGAAACCGATACCTACTTTGTATAATCCGCTTAGAACAGTCAATATTGACGATAAATCGGAGCATAAGGCAACTGTCGAACGTTCCGATGTGTGTGCTGTACCGGCTTGTTCGGTTGTCGTTGAGGCGGTAATCGCATTTGAAATCGCAAAGGCGTTTTTGGATAAATTCAGCGGTGACTGTATGGCTGACGTAAAGGCATATTACGATGTATATATGAACAGAATTAAGAATTTCTAAAATCAAACGTAGGGCAAATAAACCATGAGAGGTGGTGAGGGATTTTTGACCGAAAATGATTTGATTAAAAAGTGT is a window of Hominilimicola fabiformis DNA encoding:
- the aroC gene encoding chorismate synthase; protein product: MLRYFTAGETHGKCLTVIIEGMPSGVEISLDEINEQLAKRQQGYGRGGRMKIEKDTAEILSGVRGGVTLGSPIAIKIENRDWANWESIMGTETANNEKSVECPRPGHADLTGGMKYNHRDLRNVLERASARETAARVAVGALVRQVLKPFGIEFLSHVKRIGEVEDTADFTAADFFEKVKNSPVGFGDENAAQKAMEYIDKIKASGESVGGIVETIVKGVPAGLGSYVHYDRKLDANLAFGVMSVQAIKGVEIGMGFGVSEIPGSKVHDEIEYSDDFHRLTNNAGGIEGGMSNGEPIIVKAAMKPIPTLYNPLRTVNIDDKSEHKATVERSDVCAVPACSVVVEAVIAFEIAKAFLDKFSGDCMADVKAYYDVYMNRIKNF